Part of the Caloramator mitchellensis genome, CTACCTACTTACCCCTGCTTTCATTATTCTTTTATCTTAGGATATAAATTTTTATCTTCTTTTTCTATTCTTTTCTGAAGTAAACTTAAAATATCTATAGTTTCTTTTGAGAAAGTTTCAATATTGTTTAATATTTTACTCTTAGTATTAAATTTGTTTTTATATAAATTAAATAAGTTACTTATATTACCCATTTCTTGTTTATATTCTTTAGCAATAATTCTAATTTGTTCGTTATTACTATTTAGTAGGGCGGGATATAAAAAATTGTCCTCTGTGTTCATAT contains:
- a CDS encoding hemerythrin domain-containing protein; its protein translation is MTNINNLERQHAEIRELITNISRSVDYKPLEENIDIIVKYINTLAGKITIHMNTEDNFLYPALLNSNNEQIRIIAKEYKQEMGNISNLFNLYKNKFNTKSKILNNIETFSKETIDILSLLQKRIEKEDKNLYPKIKE